One window from the genome of Breoghania sp. L-A4 encodes:
- a CDS encoding tetratricopeptide repeat protein has product MNVSGPLETGKSATVASAKRAGKDSSVSGASSSAVASSSTFFDRVKLRREWRRHAAWAGTASALVGLASDFFSAIGPVAGYAALLAVTLAVLLVAAGVVRQSWAGMCRRCALYALALVLVTGGLFCFQRWTGNDSGFLTEVETVRELRAALGLAKLEADIAALGDGQDAIAQTQDDHGRMLERVIAQNEGMRRMLEQLAQRGDTARAEEAGIDPKAIIELARRVDAAVSDADAAMAELERAVEIAIEVAAEGRRGSNTGDFVDTVLARIAEKSNAGDYDAAAHEADEAFAQWQREEAERRQAADQSGLKLLQAGLNQDILRRDPASAANRIVRMVGLQHKAADRFQALRAKWSEWKVRGRDKGLNFDLEVAIELARRSQDLAVGSQETGIALNDLGTTLHVLGNRESGTARLEEAVAAYRAALEERTRDRAPLDWAMTQMNLGNSLLSLGERASDTARLDEAVAAYRLALKEQSRERVPLDWAMTQNNLGNALQTLGERAGGTARLEEAVAAYRLALKVQTRERVPLAWAMTQNNLGNVLQTLGARESGTVRLEEAVAAYRSALTERTRERVPLAWSMTQSNLGNALTRLGERESGTARLEEAVEAYRAALEEQTRERVPLDWAMTQNNLGAALRTIGARESGTAPLEAAVAAFRAALGELTRERVPLDWAMTQNNLGNALKSLGARAGEIALLEQAAAAHRRALGEFTRSVAPLRWASTHDNLGSALTELGVRESGLVHLEEAVAAYRMALEERALSRLPIDWAMTQTNLGIVLRILGKRSGDRAFVENAVAAHRGAVEVFAASGASHYLAVAQEELAKNLALIEQLRKH; this is encoded by the coding sequence ATGAACGTCAGCGGCCCCCTAGAAACCGGCAAAAGCGCAACGGTTGCCTCCGCCAAAAGGGCGGGTAAAGACTCGTCAGTTTCTGGCGCCTCGAGTTCGGCGGTCGCGTCTTCATCCACTTTTTTCGATCGCGTAAAGCTCCGCCGCGAATGGAGGCGCCATGCCGCGTGGGCCGGGACGGCCAGCGCCTTGGTTGGTCTTGCCAGCGACTTCTTTTCCGCCATTGGCCCCGTCGCGGGCTACGCCGCTCTCCTTGCGGTTACGTTGGCCGTGCTTCTCGTTGCTGCCGGAGTGGTGCGCCAGTCCTGGGCGGGCATGTGCCGCCGCTGCGCGCTCTATGCATTGGCCCTCGTTCTTGTCACCGGCGGCTTGTTCTGTTTCCAACGCTGGACCGGCAACGACAGCGGTTTTCTCACGGAAGTCGAGACCGTTCGCGAATTGCGTGCGGCGCTGGGACTGGCAAAGCTGGAGGCAGACATCGCGGCTCTAGGTGATGGGCAAGATGCGATTGCGCAGACGCAGGACGACCATGGGCGCATGTTGGAGCGCGTGATTGCGCAGAACGAGGGCATGCGACGCATGCTCGAACAACTCGCCCAACGCGGCGACACGGCCCGCGCCGAAGAGGCGGGCATCGATCCCAAGGCGATTATCGAGTTGGCGCGGCGCGTCGATGCGGCCGTTTCGGACGCGGACGCCGCCATGGCCGAGCTGGAGCGCGCGGTCGAAATCGCCATCGAGGTCGCGGCGGAAGGACGGCGCGGGAGCAACACGGGCGATTTCGTTGATACAGTTCTGGCCCGCATCGCGGAGAAATCCAATGCGGGCGACTATGACGCGGCGGCGCATGAGGCGGATGAGGCCTTCGCGCAGTGGCAGCGCGAGGAGGCCGAACGCCGGCAGGCGGCGGATCAGAGCGGGTTGAAGCTTTTGCAGGCCGGCCTCAACCAGGACATCCTGCGCCGCGACCCCGCCTCCGCTGCCAACCGCATCGTCCGCATGGTCGGCTTGCAGCATAAGGCCGCCGATCGTTTTCAGGCCCTGCGCGCCAAATGGAGCGAATGGAAAGTTCGCGGCCGTGACAAGGGCCTGAATTTCGATCTGGAAGTCGCGATCGAGCTGGCGCGGCGCTCACAAGACCTGGCGGTCGGTTCACAAGAAACGGGCATTGCCTTGAATGATCTCGGCACCACGTTGCACGTGCTTGGCAACCGCGAGAGTGGGACGGCGCGGCTGGAGGAGGCGGTTGCAGCCTATCGTGCGGCTCTTGAGGAGCGGACTCGCGACCGCGCGCCGCTGGACTGGGCGATGACACAGATGAATCTCGGCAATTCGCTCTTAAGCCTTGGTGAGCGTGCGAGCGACACGGCGCGGCTGGACGAGGCGGTGGCGGCTTATCGCTTGGCACTCAAGGAGCAATCCCGCGAGCGGGTGCCGCTGGACTGGGCGATGACGCAGAACAATCTTGGCAACGCGCTTCAGACTCTCGGTGAACGCGCGGGCGGGACAGCGCGGCTTGAAGAGGCGGTAGCGGCCTATCGCTTGGCGCTAAAGGTGCAAACCCGCGAGCGCGTGCCACTGGCCTGGGCAATGACGCAGAACAATCTTGGCAATGTGCTTCAGACTCTCGGCGCGCGAGAAAGTGGAACAGTCCGGCTTGAAGAGGCGGTTGCGGCCTATCGCTCTGCGCTCACGGAGCGCACTCGCGAGCGTGTGCCCTTGGCCTGGTCGATGACGCAGAGCAATCTCGGCAATGCGCTCACGCGCCTTGGCGAACGCGAGAGCGGGACGGCGCGGCTGGAGGAGGCGGTGGAGGCCTATCGCGCGGCGCTGGAGGAGCAGACCCGCGAGCGCGTACCGCTCGACTGGGCGATGACGCAGAACAATCTCGGCGCTGCGCTTCGGACAATCGGTGCCCGCGAGAGCGGGACGGCGCCGCTTGAGGCGGCGGTGGCAGCCTTCCGCGCGGCGCTTGGGGAGCTGACTCGCGAGCGCGTACCGCTCGACTGGGCGATGACGCAGAACAATCTCGGAAATGCTCTTAAGAGTCTCGGAGCACGAGCAGGTGAAATAGCCTTATTGGAACAGGCTGCTGCTGCTCATCGTCGGGCTCTCGGGGAGTTCACTCGCTCGGTTGCGCCTCTCCGCTGGGCATCGACACATGACAATTTGGGCAGCGCTCTTACAGAGTTAGGCGTACGCGAAAGTGGTTTGGTTCACTTGGAGGAGGCCGTGGCTGCCTATCGCATGGCCCTTGAGGAACGTGCCCTGTCACGTTTGCCCATCGACTGGGCGATGACGCAAACCAATCTCGGGATCGTATTGAGGATACTCGGCAAGCGCAGCGGAGACCGCGCATTTGTGGAAAATGCAGTGGCAGCTCATCGTGGCGCGGTGGAGGTTTTTGCCGCTTCCGGAGCGTCGCACTATCTGGCCGTCGCGCAAGAAGAGTTGGCGAAAAATCTGGCCTTGATTGAGCAGTTGCGCAAACACTGA
- a CDS encoding DUF2339 domain-containing protein: MPLSPDILADDIAGDPRLLNALQNPQTDSFLRFGTGFAALFAAAGILGSLRSAGRWALAAAGTATPLVILAIAYLRTDIFELETLFGSVALAMAAGFAALTALLETRLAQDARHRDAAIAAYAIASIAALVGGMAILLEHGWLVVGLALLTTAIAWVETRKPLPVLRWLAVAVAALCCEMVLREPSIAGDALGTTPVFNWLLYGYGVPALAFGLTAWLLGHRARDLPQQIFEALTIVFTLATIGVLIHHAMNGGDFYADADTLREQSLYTLLALAGALGLQHLHGKTGGVVIDAAATLLGALGMLGIAAVHLVLFNPLFSGEPIGSNAIFNLLIPAYLLPAILCGALAALSRGKRPAWYVKIAATLAVALAFAWINLEVRALFHRPRLDLGDVLDAELYAYSAVWLILGIALLLAGFRTGSRLLRNASAALVALTIVKVFVIDMDGLTGIWRALSFLGLGVVLIGIGALYQRLLKGAATAE, translated from the coding sequence GTGCCGCTGTCTCCCGACATCCTGGCCGACGACATCGCCGGAGACCCGCGCCTGCTCAACGCCCTGCAGAACCCGCAGACGGACAGCTTCCTGCGCTTCGGCACGGGCTTCGCGGCGCTGTTTGCCGCCGCCGGCATTCTCGGTTCCCTGCGTTCGGCCGGCCGCTGGGCGCTGGCCGCCGCCGGCACCGCCACGCCGCTTGTCATCCTCGCCATCGCCTATCTGCGCACGGACATATTCGAGCTGGAAACGCTGTTCGGTTCCGTGGCGCTGGCCATGGCGGCGGGCTTCGCCGCGCTGACCGCTCTGCTGGAGACCCGGCTCGCCCAGGACGCGCGCCACCGCGACGCGGCCATCGCGGCCTACGCCATCGCCTCCATCGCGGCACTGGTCGGCGGCATGGCGATCCTGCTCGAGCACGGCTGGCTGGTCGTCGGCCTGGCGCTGCTCACCACGGCGATCGCCTGGGTGGAGACACGCAAGCCCCTGCCCGTGCTGCGCTGGCTGGCCGTCGCTGTCGCCGCCCTGTGCTGCGAGATGGTGCTGCGCGAGCCCAGCATCGCGGGCGATGCGCTCGGCACCACGCCGGTGTTCAACTGGCTGCTCTACGGCTACGGCGTGCCCGCGCTCGCCTTCGGGCTGACGGCCTGGCTGCTGGGCCACCGCGCCCGCGACCTGCCGCAGCAGATCTTTGAAGCGCTGACGATCGTCTTCACGCTGGCCACCATCGGCGTGCTGATCCACCACGCCATGAACGGCGGCGATTTTTACGCCGACGCGGACACACTGCGCGAGCAGAGCCTCTATACGCTGCTGGCGCTGGCCGGCGCGCTGGGGCTGCAGCACCTGCACGGCAAGACCGGCGGTGTGGTGATCGACGCCGCAGCGACGCTGCTCGGCGCGCTCGGCATGCTCGGCATCGCCGCCGTGCATCTGGTGCTGTTCAACCCGCTGTTCAGCGGCGAGCCGATCGGCTCGAACGCAATCTTCAACCTGCTGATCCCGGCCTATCTGCTGCCCGCGATCCTCTGCGGTGCGCTGGCGGCATTGTCACGCGGCAAGCGGCCCGCCTGGTACGTCAAGATCGCCGCGACGCTTGCCGTGGCGCTGGCCTTCGCCTGGATCAATCTCGAGGTGCGCGCGCTGTTCCACCGGCCGCGGCTCGATCTCGGCGACGTGCTGGATGCGGAGCTCTATGCCTATTCCGCCGTCTGGCTGATCCTCGGCATCGCCCTGCTGCTGGCGGGTTTCCGCACCGGATCGCGGCTGCTGCGCAATGCCTCCGCCGCTCTGGTGGCGCTGACCATCGTCAAGGTGTTCGTCATCGACATGGACGGCCTCACCGGCATCTGGCGCGCGCTCTCCTTCCTCGGCCTCGGCGTGGTGCTGATCGGCATCGGCGCGCTGTATCAGCGACTTTTGAAGGGCGCGGCGACGGCGGAGTGA